Proteins found in one Rhizobium sp. BT04 genomic segment:
- a CDS encoding aldehyde dehydrogenase — translation MDASTYTRDFWHTKARSLKFRTQHFIDGTYAPSADGRTFKSINPATGEVLAEVARGGQAEIDRAVAVARRAFKSGSWSRMDPRERMAVLERFSALVQENAEEFALLDSLDMGKPVMDMINIDIPGSVTSLKFFSETIDKIEGAVTNTSASALHYILRQPLGVVGLIVPWNYPLMMAAWKLGPALATGNSVVLKPAEQSPLSANLLAELFIEAGGPAGVLNVVHGLGEEAGRALGLHNDIDKIGFTGSTEVGKLLMVYAGQSNMKRVSTECGGKTPQIVLGDYDDLDTAVTYAVNGIYGNQGEVCNAGSRILVDKSIHDDFVERFSARTKESFVLGDPLDPSTTIGPLVTSSHQQRVLSYIDIGRSEGAALKFGGGTLASSPAGAFIEPTLFTGVDNSMRIAREEIFGPVAAIIPVDGIDDAIEIANDTIYGLAASIWTRDIGKAHRFARDVEAGVVWVNCFDHGDMTSIWGGYKQTGNGRDKCLEALTQYSQTKSVWVHLG, via the coding sequence ATGGACGCATCGACCTACACACGGGATTTCTGGCACACCAAAGCCAGGTCTCTCAAATTCCGGACGCAGCATTTTATCGACGGAACATATGCTCCCTCGGCCGACGGACGCACTTTCAAGTCCATCAATCCGGCCACCGGCGAAGTCCTGGCAGAAGTTGCCCGCGGCGGCCAGGCGGAGATCGACCGGGCGGTCGCCGTCGCCCGCAGGGCCTTCAAATCCGGCTCCTGGTCGCGCATGGACCCGCGCGAGCGGATGGCGGTGCTGGAGCGTTTCTCGGCTCTCGTACAGGAGAACGCGGAAGAATTCGCCCTGCTCGACAGCCTCGACATGGGCAAGCCGGTCATGGACATGATCAACATCGACATCCCCGGCTCGGTGACGTCGCTGAAGTTCTTCTCCGAGACCATCGACAAGATCGAAGGCGCCGTCACCAACACGTCGGCCAGCGCCCTCCACTACATCCTCCGCCAGCCGCTCGGCGTCGTCGGCCTCATCGTGCCGTGGAACTACCCGCTGATGATGGCCGCCTGGAAGCTCGGCCCTGCCCTTGCGACAGGAAACTCCGTCGTTCTCAAGCCGGCGGAGCAGTCGCCGCTCTCGGCAAACCTGCTCGCCGAACTGTTCATCGAGGCCGGCGGCCCGGCCGGCGTCCTCAATGTCGTCCATGGCCTCGGCGAAGAGGCAGGAAGGGCGCTCGGCCTGCACAACGATATCGACAAGATCGGCTTTACCGGCTCGACCGAGGTCGGCAAGCTCTTGATGGTCTATGCCGGACAGTCGAACATGAAGCGGGTCTCCACGGAATGCGGCGGCAAGACGCCGCAGATCGTGCTCGGCGACTATGACGATCTCGACACCGCGGTCACCTATGCCGTCAACGGCATCTATGGAAACCAGGGAGAGGTCTGCAACGCCGGTTCGCGCATTCTGGTCGACAAGAGCATTCACGACGATTTCGTCGAACGTTTCTCCGCTCGCACGAAGGAGAGTTTCGTGCTCGGCGATCCGCTGGATCCGTCGACGACGATCGGGCCGCTGGTGACCTCGTCGCATCAGCAGCGTGTGCTCAGCTATATCGACATCGGCCGCAGCGAAGGCGCGGCCCTGAAATTCGGCGGCGGCACACTTGCCTCCTCGCCGGCCGGCGCCTTCATCGAACCGACGCTGTTTACCGGCGTCGACAATTCGATGCGGATCGCCCGCGAGGAAATATTCGGGCCGGTGGCGGCCATCATCCCCGTCGATGGCATCGACGACGCGATCGAGATCGCCAATGACACGATCTACGGCCTCGCCGCCTCGATCTGGACCCGCGATATCGGAAAGGCGCATCGCTTCGCCCGCGACGTGGAAGCCGGCGTGGTCTGGGTCAACTGCTTCGATCATGGCGACATGACCTCGATCTGGGGCGGCTACAAGCAGACGGGCAACGGCCGCGACAAGTGCCTGGAGGCGCTGACCCAATACAGCCAGACGAAGTCGGTCTGGGTGCACCTCGGCTGA
- a CDS encoding CaiB/BaiF CoA-transferase family protein: MAGVNGAPLAGLKVVELARILAGPWIGQTLADLGAEVIKIESPQGDDTRSWGPPFIERPDGRGGTEKVAAYFHAANRGKTSLTCDFADPEDLARVRTLIEEADVVVENFKVGGLKKFGLDYDSVAAINPRIVYASVTGFGQTGPRAQQPGYDFLIQGMCGIMDLTGEPDGEPQKVGVAWIDVFTGLYGVIGIQAALAERERSGLGQQVDLALFDVGVAVLANQAMNYLAGGKVPRRMGNAHPNIVPYQVFPAADGHLIIACGNDRQFQGLCGLLGLDGVADDPAFATNPARVENREALCALIAEKTNRRPKAVLIADLERAGIPGGPINSVAEAIDEPQIEARGLRIAPEGLPGLRTPISLSRSPLTLDRASPILGDGHWNFPSEKADAE, encoded by the coding sequence ATGGCCGGCGTAAACGGCGCGCCGCTTGCCGGCCTGAAAGTGGTTGAACTCGCCCGCATTCTCGCCGGCCCCTGGATCGGCCAGACGCTTGCCGATCTCGGCGCTGAGGTCATCAAGATCGAAAGCCCGCAAGGCGACGATACCCGCAGCTGGGGTCCGCCCTTTATCGAACGGCCGGACGGCAGGGGCGGCACCGAGAAAGTGGCCGCCTATTTTCACGCAGCAAACAGGGGCAAGACGTCGCTTACTTGCGATTTCGCCGATCCGGAGGATCTTGCCCGCGTCCGGACCTTGATCGAAGAAGCAGATGTCGTGGTCGAAAATTTCAAGGTCGGCGGATTGAAGAAATTCGGCCTCGATTATGACAGCGTCGCCGCGATCAATCCACGCATCGTCTACGCCTCCGTCACCGGTTTCGGCCAGACGGGTCCGCGCGCGCAGCAGCCGGGCTACGACTTCCTGATCCAGGGCATGTGCGGGATCATGGACCTGACCGGTGAGCCCGATGGCGAACCGCAGAAGGTGGGCGTCGCCTGGATCGACGTCTTCACCGGACTTTACGGCGTGATCGGCATTCAGGCGGCGCTTGCCGAGCGTGAACGTTCCGGTCTCGGCCAGCAGGTCGATCTGGCGCTGTTCGATGTCGGCGTCGCGGTGCTCGCCAATCAGGCGATGAATTATCTGGCCGGCGGCAAGGTGCCTCGACGCATGGGCAATGCGCATCCCAACATCGTGCCCTACCAGGTCTTTCCGGCCGCCGACGGTCATCTCATCATCGCCTGTGGCAACGACCGGCAATTTCAAGGTCTGTGCGGCCTGCTGGGCCTCGACGGGGTCGCGGACGATCCGGCCTTTGCCACCAATCCCGCGCGAGTGGAGAACCGCGAGGCGCTCTGCGCCTTGATTGCGGAAAAGACCAACCGCAGGCCAAAGGCGGTATTGATCGCCGACCTCGAGAGGGCAGGCATTCCGGGCGGGCCGATCAACAGCGTCGCCGAAGCGATCGACGAGCCGCAGATCGAGGCACGCGGACTGAGGATCGCGCCGGAAGGCCTGCCGGGTTTGAGAACGCCGATCAGCCTGTCGCGCAGCCCGCTGACGCTCGACAGGGCTTCTCCGATCTTGGGTGACGGACACTGGAACTTTCCCTCCGAAAAGGCAGACGCAGAATGA
- a CDS encoding LysR family transcriptional regulator, translated as MRPRRFLPSISLLSAFDAVLRTGSTAAAARELDLTQSTVSRLVQNLEQQLGRPLFERHRQKLIPTQAAHAYGRDVSRALDLIQRSSMEFSANPGGGGLSLAILPAFGTRWLAPRLGEFLIKHPGITINLATRLRRFNFAAEGFDAAIHFGAEDWRDADHMKLFEERLTACISPALLGEHPITSAGDMVGLPLLQLETRPTAWRLWFAAQGAEPANVTGMLFDQFATMTQAAISGLGVALLPDYLADSEIAEGRLVPVLKRSVPGSGSYWLVWPQSRANYPPLEAFRAWLGAELRAGES; from the coding sequence ATGCGCCCGCGCCGGTTCCTTCCCTCGATAAGCCTCCTCTCGGCTTTCGACGCCGTCCTCAGGACGGGTTCAACCGCAGCGGCGGCGCGTGAACTCGACCTGACGCAGAGTACAGTGAGCCGTCTCGTCCAGAATCTGGAGCAGCAACTCGGCCGTCCGCTTTTCGAACGGCACAGGCAGAAGCTCATCCCCACGCAAGCCGCGCATGCCTATGGGCGGGACGTCAGCCGGGCACTCGATCTCATTCAACGCAGCAGCATGGAGTTTTCCGCCAATCCGGGCGGCGGCGGCCTGTCGCTCGCGATCCTGCCGGCTTTCGGCACGCGTTGGCTGGCACCGCGGCTGGGCGAATTCCTCATTAAACATCCCGGCATCACCATCAACCTGGCAACACGCCTCAGGCGCTTCAATTTCGCCGCCGAGGGTTTCGATGCCGCCATTCATTTCGGCGCGGAGGATTGGCGCGATGCCGATCACATGAAACTATTCGAGGAACGCCTGACGGCCTGCATCTCACCGGCGCTGCTTGGCGAACATCCGATCACCTCGGCTGGCGACATGGTCGGCCTGCCGCTTCTGCAGCTGGAGACCAGGCCGACGGCGTGGAGACTCTGGTTTGCCGCCCAAGGCGCGGAACCGGCAAATGTGACGGGCATGCTCTTCGATCAGTTTGCGACGATGACACAGGCCGCGATCTCAGGGTTGGGCGTCGCCCTTCTGCCGGATTATCTCGCCGACAGTGAAATCGCCGAAGGACGGCTGGTGCCTGTCTTGAAGAGATCGGTGCCGGGGTCGGGATCCTACTGGCTGGTCTGGCCGCAATCACGTGCCAATTACCCGCCGCTGGAGGCTTTCCGCGCCTGGCTCGGCGCGGAATTACGTGCGGGGGAGTCCTAA
- a CDS encoding 3-hydroxybutyryl-CoA dehydrogenase, with translation MIVEAVGVVGAGQMGSGIAHVLALAGYDVSLMDVDAERLGAAIAKIGRDMDRQVTRGVITEEGKLLGLQRIRTTVRLPELGKSDLVIESATGKEAVKQKIFDDLAEHLRPETILTTNTSSLSITRLAGGTSRPEQFMGLHFMNPVPVMQLIELIRGIATSKETFEAVRGVVERLGKSAVVAEDYPGFIVNRLLIPMINEAVYALYEGVGSVADIDSSMKLGANHLMGPLELAVFIGLDTCLAIMNVLHDGLADTKYRPCPLLVKYVEAKWLGRKVGKGFYDYRGPEPVPSR, from the coding sequence ATGATAGTCGAGGCCGTTGGAGTGGTCGGCGCCGGCCAGATGGGCAGCGGCATTGCCCATGTGCTTGCGCTTGCGGGATACGACGTCTCGCTGATGGATGTCGACGCGGAACGGCTTGGCGCCGCGATTGCCAAGATCGGTAGGGACATGGACCGGCAAGTAACGCGGGGCGTGATAACCGAGGAAGGAAAGCTGCTCGGCCTTCAGCGCATCCGGACGACGGTGCGGCTGCCGGAACTCGGGAAGAGCGATCTCGTCATCGAGTCCGCGACCGGGAAGGAAGCGGTCAAGCAGAAGATTTTCGACGATCTGGCAGAGCACCTGCGGCCGGAAACGATCCTGACGACCAATACGTCTTCGCTTTCCATCACCCGGCTCGCCGGAGGGACCAGTCGACCCGAGCAGTTCATGGGCCTCCATTTCATGAACCCGGTTCCGGTCATGCAGCTTATCGAGCTCATCCGTGGAATTGCGACCAGCAAGGAAACCTTCGAGGCGGTCCGCGGGGTCGTCGAAAGGCTCGGCAAATCGGCCGTCGTGGCTGAGGATTATCCGGGCTTCATCGTCAATCGGCTACTGATCCCGATGATCAACGAGGCGGTCTATGCCCTCTACGAGGGCGTCGGTTCGGTCGCCGACATCGACAGCAGCATGAAGCTTGGCGCGAACCATCTGATGGGTCCGCTGGAACTTGCCGTCTTCATCGGCCTCGACACCTGCCTTGCCATCATGAATGTGCTCCATGACGGGCTCGCGGACACCAAGTACCGTCCTTGTCCGCTGCTGGTCAAATATGTCGAAGCCAAGTGGCTAGGGCGGAAGGTCGGCAAAGGTTTTTATGACTACCGTGGCCCCGAGCCCGTCCCTTCCCGCTGA
- a CDS encoding acyl-CoA dehydrogenase — protein sequence MIREAARAFSEAELLPRVQDAYLQEHTDPALFRLMGKAGLLGVTLPEKYGAAGANYVAYGLVAREVERIDSGYRSMMSVQSSLVIYPIYAYGSEAQRDKYLPGLVSGELIGCFGLTEPDAGSDPGGMKTRAEKIDGGYRLRGSKTWISNAPIADVFVVWAKSEAHGGQIRGFILEKGMKGLSAPKIGGKLSLRASITGEIVLDGVEVGEDALLPNIAGLKGPFGCLNRARYGISWGVLGAAEDCWFRSRQYGLDRIQFGKPLAGTQLFQKKLADMQTEIALGLQGSLRVGRLMDAGQFAPEMVSIVKRNNCGKALEIARHARDMHGGNGIQIEYHVMRHAQNLETVNTYEGTHDVHALILGRAQTGIQAFF from the coding sequence ATGATCCGCGAAGCGGCCAGGGCTTTTTCCGAAGCCGAGTTGCTGCCGCGTGTTCAGGATGCCTATCTCCAGGAACACACCGATCCCGCTCTCTTCCGGCTGATGGGCAAGGCCGGGCTTCTCGGCGTGACCTTGCCGGAGAAATACGGTGCTGCCGGCGCCAATTATGTCGCCTATGGCCTCGTCGCCCGGGAAGTCGAGCGCATCGATTCCGGTTACCGCTCGATGATGAGTGTGCAGTCCTCTCTGGTGATCTATCCGATCTATGCCTATGGATCCGAAGCGCAGCGGGACAAATACCTGCCGGGCCTCGTTTCCGGTGAATTGATCGGCTGCTTCGGCCTGACCGAGCCGGATGCCGGTTCCGATCCGGGCGGCATGAAGACCCGCGCCGAGAAGATCGACGGCGGTTACCGCTTGCGCGGCTCGAAGACTTGGATCTCCAACGCACCGATCGCCGACGTCTTCGTCGTCTGGGCGAAATCGGAAGCGCATGGGGGTCAGATTCGCGGCTTCATCCTCGAAAAGGGCATGAAGGGCCTGTCCGCGCCAAAGATCGGCGGCAAGCTGTCGCTACGCGCTTCGATTACCGGCGAGATCGTGCTCGACGGCGTCGAAGTCGGCGAAGATGCTCTGCTGCCGAACATTGCGGGCCTCAAGGGACCGTTCGGCTGCCTCAACCGCGCCCGCTACGGCATTTCCTGGGGTGTGCTCGGCGCTGCCGAGGATTGCTGGTTCCGCTCCCGGCAATATGGGCTCGATCGCATCCAGTTCGGCAAGCCGCTCGCCGGCACCCAGCTTTTCCAGAAGAAGCTCGCCGACATGCAGACGGAGATCGCGCTCGGGCTGCAAGGCAGCCTGCGTGTCGGCCGGCTGATGGACGCGGGCCAGTTCGCGCCGGAAATGGTTTCGATCGTCAAGCGCAACAATTGCGGCAAGGCGCTTGAGATCGCCAGGCATGCGCGCGACATGCACGGCGGCAACGGCATCCAGATCGAATATCATGTCATGCGCCACGCCCAGAACCTCGAAACGGTCAACACCTATGAGGGCACGCACGACGTCCACGCGCTGATCCTCGGCCGCGCCCAGACCGGCATCCAGGCATTCTTCTGA
- a CDS encoding electron transfer flavoprotein subunit beta/FixA family protein produces the protein MRILVPVKRVVDYNVKIRVKADGTGVELANVKMSMNPFDEISVEEALRLKEAGKAEEVVVVSIGPAKAEETLRTALAMGADRAILVETDDAVEPLAVAKILKGVADAEQPGLIIVGKQAIDDDSNQTGQMLAALLGSAQATFASKIDIGDGKAQVTREVDGGLQTIEIKLPAVITSDLRLNEPRYASLPNIMKAKKKPLDKKAPADFGVDTTPRLKVLKTEEPSGRKAGVKVKSVAELVDKLKNEAGVL, from the coding sequence ATGAGGATTCTCGTGCCCGTCAAACGGGTTGTCGACTACAACGTGAAGATCCGGGTGAAGGCGGATGGCACGGGTGTCGAGCTTGCCAATGTGAAGATGTCGATGAACCCGTTCGACGAGATCTCGGTGGAAGAGGCGCTGCGGCTGAAGGAAGCCGGCAAGGCCGAGGAAGTGGTGGTGGTGTCGATCGGGCCTGCCAAGGCCGAGGAGACGCTGCGCACCGCCCTTGCCATGGGCGCCGATCGGGCGATCCTGGTCGAGACCGATGATGCGGTCGAGCCGCTCGCCGTCGCCAAGATCCTGAAAGGTGTCGCCGATGCCGAGCAGCCGGGCCTGATCATCGTCGGCAAGCAGGCGATCGACGACGATTCGAACCAGACCGGCCAGATGCTGGCCGCACTACTTGGTTCAGCCCAGGCAACCTTCGCCTCGAAGATCGACATCGGTGATGGCAAGGCGCAGGTGACCCGCGAGGTCGATGGCGGCCTGCAGACGATCGAGATCAAGCTGCCGGCGGTGATCACCTCCGACCTCAGGCTGAACGAACCGCGTTATGCCTCGCTGCCGAACATCATGAAGGCGAAGAAGAAGCCGCTCGACAAGAAGGCGCCTGCCGATTTCGGCGTCGACACCACGCCGCGGCTGAAGGTGCTGAAGACCGAGGAGCCGTCCGGCCGCAAGGCCGGCGTCAAGGTCAAGTCGGTCGCCGAACTGGTCGACAAGCTCAAAAACGAAGCCGGCGTGCTGTAA
- the gabT gene encoding 4-aminobutyrate--2-oxoglutarate transaminase → MTASADLHSRQKAAVAGGVGTRAIFAQRAQNAELWDVDGKRFIDFAAGIAVNNTGHRHPRVMQAVADQAEQFTHTCFHVAPYEGYVRLAERLNAIAPTGQENRTMLVTTGAEAVENAVKIARAYTKRPGIVAFSGAFHGRTMLGMALTGKVMPYKKNFGPFPADVYHAPFPNPFLGISTEEAISGLERLFAADIDPERIAAFIVEPVQGEGGFNVAPKEFLVRLREMADRYGIVLIADEVQAGMARTGRMFGFEHAGVEPDLVTMAKGLAGGFPLSAVTGRAEIMNAAHPGGLGGTYAGNPLSVAAANAVLDVIDEEKLCERAAEIGRRITDRLTSLASRQGMERIGDVRGLGAMIAFELVEDRQTKTAAPAMTNRIVAEAEARGLILLSCGTRLNVIRLLPPLTIEWDVLSEGLNILEAAIEAAFSVPSDSAAA, encoded by the coding sequence ATGACCGCCTCAGCAGACCTGCATTCCCGTCAGAAGGCCGCCGTCGCCGGCGGTGTTGGAACACGGGCCATATTCGCGCAAAGGGCTCAGAATGCCGAACTCTGGGATGTGGACGGTAAACGATTCATCGATTTCGCCGCCGGGATCGCCGTCAACAATACCGGCCATCGCCATCCCAGAGTCATGCAGGCCGTCGCCGATCAAGCGGAGCAATTCACCCATACCTGCTTTCACGTCGCCCCTTATGAGGGATATGTCAGACTTGCGGAACGGCTGAACGCGATCGCCCCGACAGGGCAGGAAAACCGCACCATGCTGGTGACGACAGGTGCCGAAGCGGTGGAAAACGCCGTCAAGATCGCCCGCGCCTATACGAAGCGCCCGGGCATCGTCGCATTTTCCGGCGCCTTCCACGGCCGCACCATGCTCGGCATGGCACTGACCGGCAAGGTCATGCCCTACAAGAAGAATTTCGGGCCTTTCCCGGCCGACGTCTACCATGCGCCGTTCCCGAATCCGTTCCTCGGCATTTCCACCGAGGAGGCGATATCGGGGCTCGAGCGGTTGTTCGCAGCCGACATCGATCCCGAACGCATCGCTGCCTTCATCGTCGAGCCGGTTCAGGGAGAAGGCGGCTTCAACGTCGCGCCGAAGGAATTCCTCGTGCGCTTGCGCGAGATGGCGGACAGATATGGCATCGTGCTGATTGCCGACGAAGTGCAGGCCGGCATGGCCCGGACGGGCAGGATGTTCGGTTTCGAGCATGCCGGCGTCGAGCCGGATCTCGTGACCATGGCGAAGGGACTCGCCGGCGGATTTCCGCTGTCGGCCGTCACCGGCAGAGCCGAGATCATGAACGCCGCCCATCCCGGAGGGCTCGGCGGCACCTATGCCGGAAATCCACTGAGCGTCGCGGCCGCCAACGCGGTGCTCGATGTCATCGACGAGGAGAAGCTCTGTGAACGCGCGGCCGAAATCGGACGGCGCATCACCGACCGCTTGACGTCGCTTGCATCCCGGCAGGGCATGGAACGGATCGGCGACGTGCGCGGGCTTGGGGCGATGATCGCCTTCGAGCTTGTCGAGGACCGGCAGACGAAGACGGCCGCGCCTGCGATGACGAACCGCATCGTCGCGGAAGCCGAGGCGCGGGGTCTCATCCTTCTCTCCTGCGGAACCCGCCTGAACGTAATCCGTCTCTTGCCGCCGCTGACGATCGAATGGGATGTCCTCTCGGAAGGCTTGAACATCTTGGAGGCCGCAATCGAGGCGGCATTTTCCGTGCCCTCCGACTCCGCGGCAGCATAG